In Vibrio lentus, a single genomic region encodes these proteins:
- a CDS encoding Fe(3+) ABC transporter substrate-binding protein: MKKLLTLSALACGVIAPTAMAAEEVNVYSYRQPFLVEPMFKEFTKETGIKVNVKFAKKGLAEKLAQEGEYSPADVVLTVDISRLSELTKQGLVQSVESDVLEKNIPAQYQDTANEWFALTTRTRSVYSSRDRVGRLGEEFTYEDLTKPEFKGKICTRSGKHPYNVSLVSSMIAHKGEAETKEWLEGVKANLARKPQGNDRAQVKAIKEGLCDVALGNSYYLGKMINDKEQKAWADSVYINFPNQETTGTHVNISGMAMAKYSPNEENAVKLMEFLSGNTAQSMYAEVNYEYPVKADVKPSELVASWGEFKADTISLDEIANHHAAAIKLLDEVKFDL; encoded by the coding sequence ATGAAGAAACTGCTAACACTTTCAGCTCTAGCGTGTGGCGTAATTGCCCCAACAGCAATGGCTGCGGAAGAAGTAAATGTATACTCTTACCGCCAACCTTTCCTTGTTGAGCCAATGTTCAAAGAGTTCACGAAAGAGACTGGTATTAAAGTAAACGTTAAGTTTGCTAAAAAAGGTTTAGCAGAGAAGTTAGCTCAAGAGGGTGAATACAGCCCTGCTGATGTTGTCTTAACTGTCGATATCAGCCGTTTATCTGAGCTAACTAAACAAGGTCTAGTTCAATCAGTTGAAAGCGATGTACTTGAAAAGAACATCCCTGCTCAGTACCAAGATACTGCTAACGAGTGGTTTGCTCTAACAACTCGTACACGTAGCGTTTATTCTTCACGTGACCGTGTTGGTCGTCTAGGTGAAGAGTTCACTTACGAAGATCTAACTAAGCCTGAATTTAAAGGCAAAATCTGTACTCGTAGCGGTAAGCACCCATACAATGTTTCTCTTGTTTCTTCGATGATTGCTCACAAAGGTGAAGCTGAAACGAAAGAGTGGCTAGAAGGCGTAAAAGCAAACCTAGCACGTAAGCCTCAAGGTAACGATCGCGCACAAGTTAAAGCAATTAAAGAAGGTCTATGTGATGTTGCTCTTGGTAACAGCTACTACCTAGGCAAAATGATTAATGATAAAGAGCAAAAAGCTTGGGCTGACTCTGTTTACATTAACTTCCCTAACCAAGAGACAACCGGTACTCACGTAAACATCTCTGGTATGGCGATGGCTAAATACTCTCCAAACGAAGAGAATGCCGTTAAGCTGATGGAATTCCTATCTGGTAACACTGCTCAAAGCATGTACGCAGAAGTGAACTACGAATACCCAGTGAAAGCAGATGTTAAGCCTTCTGAGCTTGTTGCTTCATGGGGTGAGTTCAAAGCAGATACTATTTCTTTAGATGAAATTGCAAACCACCACGCGGCTGCAATCAAGCTATTAGATGAAGTTAAGTTCGATCTATAA
- a CDS encoding ammonium transporter encodes MELTTTVTELRYALDTFFFLISGALVMWMAAGFAMLEAGLVRSKNTTEILTKNICLYAIACTTFLVVGYNIMYVDNGEGGWLPSFGTLIGTQGEGADHSLESDFFFQVVFVATAMSVVSGAVAERMKLWSFLIFSVVLTAFIYPMEGYWTWGGGFLSEAGFSDFAGSGIVHMAGASAALAGVLLLGARKGKYGKNGEIYPIPGSNMPLATLGTFILWFGWFGFNGGSQLMVSDFENATAVGQIFLNTNAAAAAGAIAALLVCKTTWGKADLTMILNGALAGLVAITADPLSPSPLFSVAIGSVSGALVVFSIIALDKAKIDDPVGAISVHGVCGFFGLMAVPLSNADATFGAQLLGAAVIFAWVFGASLAVWAVLKATIGIRVSEDEELEGMDMHDCGVGAYPEFVSVK; translated from the coding sequence ATGGAACTTACAACAACAGTAACGGAACTACGTTACGCACTAGACACTTTTTTCTTTCTCATTTCAGGTGCGTTGGTAATGTGGATGGCTGCAGGCTTCGCGATGTTAGAAGCTGGCCTTGTTCGTTCGAAGAACACCACAGAAATTTTAACTAAGAACATTTGTTTGTACGCAATTGCTTGTACGACTTTCTTAGTCGTTGGTTACAACATTATGTATGTCGATAACGGCGAAGGTGGCTGGTTACCGTCATTTGGTACTCTGATTGGTACTCAAGGTGAAGGTGCAGACCACTCATTAGAATCAGACTTCTTCTTTCAAGTAGTTTTCGTTGCAACAGCAATGTCTGTGGTATCAGGTGCAGTTGCTGAGCGAATGAAACTTTGGTCATTCCTTATCTTCTCTGTCGTGCTAACAGCATTCATCTACCCAATGGAAGGTTACTGGACTTGGGGCGGTGGTTTCCTATCAGAAGCCGGTTTTAGTGACTTTGCTGGTTCAGGTATCGTACATATGGCTGGTGCTTCAGCAGCCTTAGCGGGTGTACTTCTACTGGGGGCTCGTAAAGGTAAATATGGTAAGAACGGTGAAATCTACCCAATTCCAGGTTCAAACATGCCACTGGCAACGCTAGGTACATTTATCCTTTGGTTTGGTTGGTTCGGCTTCAACGGTGGTTCTCAACTTATGGTTTCTGACTTTGAGAATGCGACAGCGGTTGGCCAAATCTTCCTTAACACCAACGCAGCAGCAGCAGCCGGCGCGATTGCAGCACTACTAGTATGTAAAACAACTTGGGGTAAAGCTGATTTAACAATGATTCTGAACGGTGCGTTAGCTGGCCTAGTAGCAATCACTGCAGACCCTCTATCTCCATCACCACTATTTTCAGTAGCGATTGGTTCGGTATCTGGTGCGTTGGTTGTATTCAGTATCATTGCCCTAGATAAAGCTAAGATTGATGATCCAGTGGGTGCTATCTCGGTACACGGTGTATGTGGTTTCTTCGGTCTAATGGCTGTTCCACTAAGCAATGCTGATGCAACATTTGGTGCTCAACTACTGGGTGCAGCCGTTATCTTTGCATGGGTATTCGGTGCTAGCTTGGCGGTATGGGCAGTGCTTAAAGCAACAATCGGTATTCGTGTCAGTGAAGATGAAGAACTTGAAGGTATGGACATGCACGATTGTGGTGTAGGTGCTTACCCTGAGTTTGTATCAGTAAAATAA